One window of the Pelmatolapia mariae isolate MD_Pm_ZW linkage group LG15, Pm_UMD_F_2, whole genome shotgun sequence genome contains the following:
- the ism2b gene encoding isthmin-2 encodes MSQEVPRRFQMLVVLWSILLVSVVTGLPTRRKNIAHKAHGQSIRSGGVQFASEALEQQNQVQSLLPEPHSHQRRWSHPQHRSLGVLPQPEPEEETKPFILDLKNFPDLANADINSQNPNIQVTIEVVDDPQMEVEMDLAKEKDWLPSSSSSPSSTVDLLGGKKLFWPLFWSYTDSSEDSNSRSGMEETGEEEEEEDYSLDYGSEEPLPSGVGGDYDTRWNEGWDPMQSYYEKDIDDWTPWSPCSVTCGHGERKRTKSCGYSCTLTEASKCDLEPCPGDVNTVVEPFPFEMENGTEPFGTDVDSCEKWLNCKSEFLQRYLHQVLSELPNCPCSYPFEAAYTVVSVYDDAHGRPFRWHDASGPKERLDIYKPSARSCIRSALSSDSTTLAAQHCCYDDRGRLITRGKGAGTPNLISTEFSPELHFKVDVLPWILCKGDWSRFHAVRPPNNGLSCPENPHEDVFMNELEEAREY; translated from the exons ATGAGTCAAGAGGTCCCGAGAAGATTTCAGATGCTGGTTGTGCTCTGGTCAATACTTCTTGTGAGTGTGGTGACAGGGTTACCTACCAGACGCAAGAATATTGCCCACAAA GCTCATGGCCAGTCAATTCGTAGTGGTGGTGTCCAGTTTGCCTCTGAGGCTTTGGagcagcagaaccaggttcagagTCTGCTGCCTGAGCCCCACAGCCACCAGAGGAGGTGGTCTCACCCCCAGCACCGCTCCCTTGGTGTTCTTCcacaacctgagcctgaggagGAGACCAAACCTTTTATACTGGATCTGAAGAACTTTCCAGACCTGGCCAATGCTGACATTAACTCACAGAACCCCAACATACAG GTGACCATTGAAGTAGTCGATGATCCTCAAATGGAAGTGGAGATGGACCTTGCCAAGGAAAAAGATTGGCtaccttcctcttcctcctctccctcaTCCACAGTAGATTTGCTCGGAGGCAAGAAGCTTTTCTGGCCCCTGTTTTGGAGTTACACCGATTCCAGCGAGGACAGCAACAGCCGGTCGGGCATGGAGGAAACTGgcgaagaagaggaggaggaagattaCTCTTTGGATTACGGTAGTGAGGAGCCCTTACCCAGCGGAGTAGGCGGAGACTATGATACTCGCTGGAACGAAGGCTGGGATCCAATGCAGAGTTACTATG AGAAAGACATAGATGATTGGACACCCTGGTCTCCCTGTTCAGTGACATGTGGACATGGTGAGAGGAAGAGGACCAAGTCCTGTGGGTACTCCTGTACTCTGACAGAAGCTTCTAAATGTGACCTGGAGCCCTGCCCGG GTGATGTCAACACTGTGGTAGAGCCTTTTCCTTTCGAAATGGAAAATGGCACAGAGCCTTTTGGAACAG ATGTAGACAGCTGTGAGAAATGGCTCAATTGTAAGAGTGAGTTCCTGCAGAGGTACCTCCATCAGGTTTTGTCTGAGCTGCCCAACTGCCCCTGCTCCTACCCTTTCGAAGCCGCGTACACTGTGGTCAGCGTCTATGATGACGCTCACGGACGGCCGTTCCGCTGGCACGATGCCAGCGGCCCCAAGGAGCGCCTGGACATCTACAAGCCTTCAGCGCGCAGCTGCATCCGCTCGGCACTTTCCAGTGACTCGACTACCCTTGCGGCACAGCACTGTTGTTACGACGACCGCGGGAGGCTGATCACACGAGGAAAAGGCGCAGGCACGCCGAACCTGATTAGCACCGAGTTTTCGCCCGAGCTGCACTTCAAAGTGGATGTGCTGCCTTGGATTCTGTGCAAGGGAGACTGGAGTCGCTTCCATGCGGTGCGGCCACCCAACAATGGACTGAGTTGCCCAGAAAACCCCCATGAGGATGTGTTCATGAATGAACTCGAAGAGGCCAGGGAGTACTGA